CGACGAGGTCGCCGCCCTCAAGGAGACCGACGGGGGCCCGATCATCGTCCACGGCAGCGTCGCGCTCAACCACGGCCTGGCGGACGCCGGCCTGATCGACCGCTACCACCTGCTCGTCTTCCCGCTGTTGCTCGGCGCGGGCAAGCGCCTGTTCCCCGTCACCGACAAGGACACCCAGAAGCTGAAGCTCGTCGAGCACGCGGTCTACTCCAACGGCCTGCAGCTGAACGTCCTCGACGTCCTCCACTGACGACTCAGGGCGCGGCCCGGGCCTCCCGGGCCTCCCGGGCGCTCGGACCACTCCGGTCGTACGGGCCGGCCGGTGCACCGGGTCGTCGGGAGCCGTGGAATGCCGGTGCTCCCGACGGCCGCGGCGCGAGGGTCAGCGGCCGAACTTCTCGATCGCCGCCGGGGTGACCGGAGTGAAGAAGTTGACGAGATTCCCGTCGGGGTCGCGGAACAGCAGCGACCGGTTGCCCCAGGGCATCGTGGTGGGTCCGGCGACGACATCGGTGACGAAGCCGGCCAGGTTCGCGTGGACGTCGTCCACGTCGTCGACCAGGAACTCGAGGATCACGCTGTGGTTGTCGGCGGGCCGGGAGGATCCCGGCGCGAACAGCGGGACGGTGCGGGTACTCGCGATGGCGAGCGTGGCGTGGGCGGTGCGGAGTTCGGCGAAGTCCTCGGTGGACCAGGCGGCCGGCACCCCGGTGGCCTTCTCGTAGAAACCGACGAGGCGTGCGACGTCGCCGGTGATGATGCGGATCGAGACGAAGTCCATGGTGTTCTCCCTGGGGGTGTGGAGCCGTTGCACCTCGTACGCTAGGACGAATAGTGGACGGATTCGGTCCGGTATTCGCGTTAGGCTCGGAACATGTCCCGACCCGCCGGCCGCGTGCTCACCCTCCTGGAGCTGCTGCAGTCGGGCGGTACCCGGACGACGGCCGAACTCGCCGACCGGCTCGGCGTCGAGGGACGGACCGTGCGGCGGTACGTCGATCAGCTGCTCGACCTCGACGTCCCGGTCGAGGCGGTGCGCGGCCGGTACGGCGGCTACCGCATCGCTCCCGGCCACCGCCTGCCGCCCCTCATGCTCGGCGACGACGAGGCGATCGCCGTGCTGCTCGGCCTGGTCGCCGGCCGCCGGGCGGGGCTGACGACGACCACGGCCACCGCGAGCGAGACGGCAGCGGCCAAGATCAGGCGCGTGCTGCCGCAGCATCTGGTCCGCCGCCTCGACACGGTCCTGGAGTCCCTCTCCTTCACCGAACCGCCCGGTACGTTCCCCACCCCCGACACCGGGGTCCTCCTCACCCTCGCCGATGCCGTGCGGCACCGCCGACCGGTCGCGATCAGGTACACGGACCGCGACGGGCGGCGCAGCGACCGCACGGTGCACCCGTACGGGGTGGTGTCCCATGCGGGCCGCTGGTACGTCACCGGCGAGGACCCGGGAGCCGCGGAGGACCGGACCTTCCGGCTCGACCGCATCGCCGACGCCAGGACGCTGCCCGGCTCGTTCGAGCCCGTCGCCGGACAGGACCCGGCGGAGCGGGTCCTGTCCGGCTTCGCCGAGGCGGCGTACCGGTACGAGGTGACCTTGCGGATCCACGGGACGGTCGAGCAGGTCCGTGCCCGGCTGCCCGCCGGTGTCGCGCGCGTGGCGGAGGCCGCGCCGGCGACGGACGCGGATCCTGCGACCGAGCGCTGGCTGCTCGTCGACCTGCGGGCTGAGCGACTCGACTGGCTGCCGCCGCTCCTGGCCTCGCTGGATCGCCCGTTCGTCATCGAGCGCCCCGGCGAACTGCGCGATCTCGTCGTCGCGTTCGCGAACCGCCTGGCGGACCGCGCCCGCTCGACCCGACCGGACCCGATCCGGCCCGATCCGGCCCGATCCGGCCCGGCCCGGCCCGGACCTGACCGTGGGTGACCGGGTCGGTCGGCCGGCGGGCGGGGGCGGGCCTCCGTCAGGCCGGTGACGTGCCCGCCCGGCCGAGGTGCCGGGCGAAGAACCGCACCGCGCTCTCGGCCTCGAACCGGGGCAGCTCCTTGTGCCTGCCCGCGTTCACGTGCAACGACTTCTCCGGCGAGGCGAAGGCGTCGAACAGTGCGAGACCCTCCTCGCGGGAGATGTGCTCGTCGTCCCACTGCAGATCGAACTCGATCGGAACGGTGATCTGCTTCGCCTTGTCGGCCAGGACGTCGGGCCAGTGCTGGCCGAAGACGGCGGCCGTGATCCGGGGTTCGACCGCCACGAACGGGATGCCGATCGCGGTGCCCATGTTGATGCCCCAGTAGCCGACCGGCCCGTCGGTGCCGATTTCCGGGAGCTCTTGGAGGGCGTCCAGGAGGGCCAGGTACTCCGGTACGGCGAGTTCCGCCAGGTGGTCGTTGTAGCGGACGACGATCGGGCCTTCCGGCTCGCCGGCCGCCCGCGCCCGGAACAGCTCTGCGATCTCCGCCTCGTCGTGCGCGGAGCGCGGCCGGTCGCCGTGACCGGGCGCGTCGATGACGGCGACGTGGAAGCCGCAGCCGGCCACGAGGAGGCGGGCGCGGCCGGACATCGCCGGGTGCTTCTTGTGGTTGCCGCCGCCGTGGCCCATCAGGAC
The Kitasatospora paranensis genome window above contains:
- a CDS encoding VOC family protein; the encoded protein is MDFVSIRIITGDVARLVGFYEKATGVPAAWSTEDFAELRTAHATLAIASTRTVPLFAPGSSRPADNHSVILEFLVDDVDDVHANLAGFVTDVVAGPTTMPWGNRSLLFRDPDGNLVNFFTPVTPAAIEKFGR
- a CDS encoding YafY family protein; its protein translation is MSRPAGRVLTLLELLQSGGTRTTAELADRLGVEGRTVRRYVDQLLDLDVPVEAVRGRYGGYRIAPGHRLPPLMLGDDEAIAVLLGLVAGRRAGLTTTTATASETAAAKIRRVLPQHLVRRLDTVLESLSFTEPPGTFPTPDTGVLLTLADAVRHRRPVAIRYTDRDGRRSDRTVHPYGVVSHAGRWYVTGEDPGAAEDRTFRLDRIADARTLPGSFEPVAGQDPAERVLSGFAEAAYRYEVTLRIHGTVEQVRARLPAGVARVAEAAPATDADPATERWLLVDLRAERLDWLPPLLASLDRPFVIERPGELRDLVVAFANRLADRARSTRPDPIRPDPARSGPARPGPDRG
- a CDS encoding alpha/beta hydrolase — protein: MHSHSLQFTAESSSNGIVERDFTVDGVPGVLWSPASGTGRAPLVLMGHGGGNHKKHPAMSGRARLLVAGCGFHVAVIDAPGHGDRPRSAHDEAEIAELFRARAAGEPEGPIVVRYNDHLAELAVPEYLALLDALQELPEIGTDGPVGYWGINMGTAIGIPFVAVEPRITAAVFGQHWPDVLADKAKQITVPIEFDLQWDDEHISREEGLALFDAFASPEKSLHVNAGRHKELPRFEAESAVRFFARHLGRAGTSPA